The window TTGTGCCGAGGTCATGGAACGGCTCAACCTGACCGGAATCCATTGCTGCCCGAAAGATTTACTTGACGTGGTACGGAATGCAGGATTGAAAGCAAACCTTCCTCAAATCCGGAACATTCTAAAGGATAACTGGAAGCTCCGTTCGGATCACAACAGCGATTATACATTTTACAGTATAGGCCCTAACGGGGAGATAAGTCCACTGGACAGGAAAGGACGGTATCTGGAGGTAGGGAAAGAGGTGATCGATAAAATCCTGTTGTGATGTTTTTCTTTCATCGTTAATTGGTTAATAATCAATGAAATAAAAATAACAACAAAAGCACAACAACCGTACAACAAAACCGGGATTGTCGGGAACGGGCGGCAACGGAAATAATACTTGTTGTGGAAGTGTTGTCAGTGTAATGTATTGTAATACAGCAAGTATTGGATAAACCGCAACAAAACAACAGAAAAATGAATAGAGACAATATAAAAAACATACAGATAAGGGATTACCTGAAAAGTCGGGGATTTTACCCTGCAAGGAAATATTCCGGCTACGGGATGTACAGGAGCCCGTTCAGGGATGACAGCACGCCAAGCCTCAAAATCGATTATTCCAAAAATCTGTGGTACGACTTCGGAAGCGACGAGGGAGGAAGCATCATCGACCTGGTGATGAAACTGGAGGGATGCACTTTCAATGACGCCATCGAACATCTGAGGGAACAGCCGCTCATACCCATGGAGGAGCAACGATCCTTTTCCTTTCACCGGAACAGCGGAAAGAACAGCGGTATCACCCTGATCGAAGATAAACCGCTGGAACATCCCCGACTGCTGGAATACCTGAAAATCCGGAAGATCAATGCGGACATCGCACGGGAACAATGCAGGGAGATACACTACAGCGCAGCAGGAAACATCTACTATGCCATCGGCTTTGCGAACAATGCCGGAGGCTATGAACTGCGCAATTCCTCATTCAAGGGATGCATCGCCCCCAAGGATATCACCCATATCCGGCAGGAGGACGGAAAGGAAAGCTGTCTCGTTTTCGAGGGGTTTATGGACTATCTCTCTCTGCTTACCATACACAAACAACTCAATCCGGAATATCCAAATTCCAACCGGCACGACCATATCATTCTCAACTCGACGGCAAACCAGCAGAAAGCATTACCGCTATTAGCGGACTACCAACAGATACATTGTTTCTTTGACAATGACAAGGCAGGGATGACCGTTTTCAGGAAACTGCAAAAGGAACTGGGTTGCCGTGTGCGGAATTCCTCGCACCATTATTCGGGGTACAAGGACTTGAATGAATACTTGTGCGCAGGGGCACATTTGAAACACAGCCGATCTCCTAAGAAGCCAGTCCAAAAACCAAAAAGGGGATTAGGAATTTAATGCGGCAAA of the Petrimonas mucosa genome contains:
- a CDS encoding toprim domain-containing protein; translation: MNRDNIKNIQIRDYLKSRGFYPARKYSGYGMYRSPFRDDSTPSLKIDYSKNLWYDFGSDEGGSIIDLVMKLEGCTFNDAIEHLREQPLIPMEEQRSFSFHRNSGKNSGITLIEDKPLEHPRLLEYLKIRKINADIAREQCREIHYSAAGNIYYAIGFANNAGGYELRNSSFKGCIAPKDITHIRQEDGKESCLVFEGFMDYLSLLTIHKQLNPEYPNSNRHDHIILNSTANQQKALPLLADYQQIHCFFDNDKAGMTVFRKLQKELGCRVRNSSHHYSGYKDLNEYLCAGAHLKHSRSPKKPVQKPKRGLGI